The following proteins are co-located in the Lentibacillus sp. JNUCC-1 genome:
- the hemQ gene encoding hydrogen peroxide-dependent heme synthase: MVEAVETMDGWYALHDMRSIDWMSWKLATNQEREEALASLTNLLTKWEAVEEAEEGSHALYKVVGQKADLMFMWLRPTVEELTDMETELNKSKMGDFLIPAHSYVSVVELAKYRPQKDGVDPETLPETQARLKPILPKWEYMSFYPMNRRREGNENWYTLEKSERGKLLYEHSKTGRQYAGKVKQVITGSIGFDDWEWGVTLFAHDVLEFKKIVYQMRFDEVSSRYGEFGYFFIGHRLDKDAIPAYLNV; the protein is encoded by the coding sequence ATGGTTGAAGCTGTAGAAACAATGGATGGCTGGTATGCATTGCATGATATGCGCTCAATTGACTGGATGTCCTGGAAGCTCGCTACAAACCAGGAGCGTGAAGAGGCGCTTGCAAGCCTTACCAACCTGCTTACAAAATGGGAAGCTGTGGAAGAGGCCGAAGAAGGCAGCCACGCTTTGTACAAAGTCGTCGGACAAAAGGCAGACCTGATGTTTATGTGGCTCCGGCCGACAGTTGAAGAATTAACCGATATGGAAACCGAATTAAATAAATCCAAAATGGGTGATTTTCTAATTCCGGCCCATTCGTATGTTTCGGTTGTGGAATTGGCTAAATACCGCCCACAAAAAGATGGCGTTGATCCTGAAACGCTACCAGAAACACAAGCACGTCTGAAGCCAATTTTGCCGAAATGGGAGTATATGTCCTTTTACCCTATGAACCGGCGCCGGGAAGGCAACGAAAATTGGTACACCCTAGAAAAATCCGAGCGTGGCAAATTGCTGTACGAACACAGCAAAACTGGCCGTCAATATGCAGGCAAGGTGAAACAAGTCATTACAGGCTCAATCGGTTTCGACGATTGGGAGTGGGGTGTTACATTATTTGCCCACGATGTACTGGAATTCAAGAAAATCGTTTACCAAATGCGTTTTGACGAAGTGAGTTCCAGATACGGAGAATTCGGCTATTTCTTCATTGGCCACCGCCTTGACAAAGATGCCATCCCTGCTTATTTAAATGTTTAA
- the gerQ gene encoding spore coat protein GerQ, with protein MSEKDQNEYRQQYMNAPYMNMYQGYPNYYYPQSSPAYYPSYQYNQPQMPQQQQPSAPDVSGMLPMEQSYVENILRLNRGKVATLYMTFENNSQWNAKVFKGVIEAAGRDHIIISDPETGKRYLLLMIYLDYVTFDEEINYDYPYGAGSQMSMYQPR; from the coding sequence ATGAGTGAAAAAGATCAAAACGAGTATCGGCAGCAGTATATGAACGCCCCATACATGAATATGTATCAAGGGTATCCCAACTACTACTATCCGCAGTCATCTCCAGCATATTACCCATCATACCAGTATAATCAACCGCAGATGCCACAACAACAGCAGCCTTCAGCGCCTGATGTGAGTGGAATGCTGCCAATGGAACAGTCTTACGTGGAAAATATTTTACGATTGAACCGGGGTAAAGTCGCCACCCTTTACATGACGTTTGAAAACAACAGTCAGTGGAATGCAAAAGTATTTAAAGGTGTGATCGAAGCGGCCGGCCGCGATCATATTATCATCAGTGACCCCGAAACAGGCAAACGGTATCTCTTATTAATGATTTACCTTGACTACGTTACGTTTGACGAAGAAATCAATTACGATTATCCGTATGGTGCGGGCAGCCAAATGAGTATGTATCAGCCCAGATGA
- the pta gene encoding phosphate acetyltransferase → MENILENVTERIRGKGRSIVFPEAVDERILIAASQLSASGILQPILIGEPGEIEAKARQAGVDISTCKILDPANYDQFDEMVAEFVRLRKGKATEESAREILKSVNYFGTMLVQMGEADGLVSGATHSTADTVRPAFQIIKTKPGIQKTSGAFIMVREEEAYVFADCAINIEPDSQALAEIAIKSAETAEVFGIDPRVAMLSFSTKGSAHSEVTERIEEALAIAREKDPALVIDGELQFDAAYIPEVAELKAPNSAIQGNATVFVFPTLDAGNIAYKITQRLGKFTALGPILQGLNKPVNDLSRGCSADDVYKIAVITAAQAD, encoded by the coding sequence ATGGAAAATATACTTGAAAATGTCACAGAACGGATTCGCGGCAAAGGGCGCTCGATCGTCTTTCCTGAAGCAGTGGACGAGCGGATCTTGATTGCCGCCAGTCAGTTAAGTGCTTCCGGCATACTCCAGCCGATCCTGATCGGTGAACCTGGGGAGATTGAAGCAAAAGCACGTCAAGCCGGTGTCGATATCAGCACATGTAAAATACTTGATCCAGCCAACTATGATCAGTTTGATGAGATGGTGGCTGAATTTGTCCGATTGAGAAAAGGGAAGGCCACTGAAGAATCAGCTAGAGAAATTCTCAAGTCTGTAAATTACTTTGGCACCATGCTCGTTCAGATGGGTGAGGCAGATGGACTTGTCAGCGGAGCAACCCATTCCACCGCTGATACGGTGCGACCTGCTTTCCAGATTATTAAAACCAAGCCAGGCATCCAAAAAACGTCAGGTGCCTTCATTATGGTGCGTGAAGAGGAAGCATACGTGTTTGCCGATTGCGCGATTAACATTGAGCCGGATAGCCAAGCTTTAGCCGAGATCGCCATTAAAAGCGCTGAGACAGCTGAAGTGTTTGGAATAGACCCGCGCGTCGCAATGCTGAGTTTCTCTACAAAAGGTTCAGCTCACTCTGAGGTGACCGAGCGGATTGAAGAAGCCTTGGCCATTGCACGGGAAAAAGACCCCGCACTTGTGATCGACGGTGAATTGCAATTCGATGCTGCTTATATTCCTGAAGTTGCCGAATTGAAGGCACCTAATTCCGCTATTCAGGGAAATGCAACGGTTTTCGTATTTCCAACACTTGATGCGGGAAATATTGCATATAAAATTACCCAGCGACTCGGTAAATTCACAGCGCTTGGGCCCATTTTGCAAGGGTTAAACAAACCTGTTAACGATCTCTCACGCGGATGCAGTGCTGACGATGTTTATAAAATTGCCGTCATTACGGCCGCGCAGGCTGATTAA
- a CDS encoding DUF5327 family protein encodes MNVSHDRIIQKMIDELQATRRGDLSEEAIVQHVANARLLADLILEDRDVGDMQASPETQLPKTNSNPNTQTDLKNTNGLKPADEPEDSIFDF; translated from the coding sequence ATGAATGTAAGCCATGATAGGATCATACAAAAAATGATCGATGAATTACAGGCGACGCGTCGCGGTGATTTAAGCGAAGAAGCTATCGTTCAGCACGTCGCAAATGCACGTCTTCTAGCTGACTTGATCCTTGAAGACCGAGACGTGGGTGATATGCAAGCAAGTCCTGAAACCCAGTTGCCCAAGACTAACTCAAACCCAAATACGCAAACAGACTTAAAAAATACAAATGGTTTAAAACCAGCTGACGAACCCGAAGACTCCATTTTTGATTTCTAA
- a CDS encoding phasin family protein, with protein sequence MNDILRKGFLLGIGAAVSGKERVEKIVDELVEKNELTQEQAKTVLNDLIEKGETKTGKWDEKQQEQTRKIADDLGLALKKDVTKLEERIAQLEEQLQDQE encoded by the coding sequence ATGAATGATATATTACGAAAAGGCTTTTTATTGGGAATTGGTGCAGCTGTCAGTGGTAAAGAACGTGTCGAAAAAATTGTTGATGAGCTTGTCGAAAAGAATGAATTAACTCAGGAGCAGGCCAAAACAGTGTTGAACGATCTTATTGAAAAAGGTGAAACCAAAACCGGGAAATGGGATGAGAAGCAACAGGAACAAACGCGTAAAATCGCTGACGACCTTGGTCTCGCTTTGAAGAAAGATGTCACGAAACTTGAAGAGCGCATTGCTCAATTGGAAGAACAGCTACAGGATCAAGAATAG
- a CDS encoding DUF423 domain-containing protein: protein MKIFLLIGIVNGFLAVALGAFGAHGLEGKLSEKMLGTWEKAVNYQMFHTTALLITGLILAKVQSAGMMWAGWMFTLGIILFSGSLYIYSTTGVKALAMITPFGGVAFLVGWVLLGYAVVKYI from the coding sequence ATGAAGATATTCTTGCTGATTGGCATTGTTAACGGATTTTTGGCTGTGGCACTTGGGGCGTTTGGTGCGCATGGTCTTGAAGGTAAGCTATCTGAAAAAATGCTTGGGACGTGGGAGAAGGCGGTTAATTATCAGATGTTCCACACAACAGCCCTACTCATTACTGGACTGATACTTGCAAAGGTTCAGAGTGCAGGCATGATGTGGGCGGGGTGGATGTTTACACTTGGCATTATCCTGTTCTCAGGTTCACTTTATATTTATTCAACGACAGGTGTTAAAGCCTTAGCCATGATTACGCCATTTGGCGGTGTGGCTTTTCTGGTGGGCTGGGTCCTGCTTGGTTATGCAGTAGTTAAATATATTTAA